From the Malus domestica chromosome 17, GDT2T_hap1 genome, one window contains:
- the LOC103432089 gene encoding receptor-like protein kinase FERONIA, which produces MKPNLAHLFLTLFLQIITLHVAGDSPSVYKPVDDITLQCGFSGDQVNQQDGRTWSGDINSKFSPFQAAGSSSVYKAATPISSSSQVPYTTARLSRSEFTYTFPLTSGQKFIRLYFYPTSYAAEFDRSKSLFSVEAGGFTLLRDFNASVTADAFSSETVSREFCLNIASEQSLNITFTPSRASPDAYAFINGIEIVSMPDNLYYTSPQSADGPVSVGSINPSRIENNAAMEMVYRINVGGSQLSFNRDTGMYRNWDGIQVEYNYLDDLSKNFSVLPQNSSIQPDFSEIPEYSAPEEVYRTARSMGTNKTINKIYNLTWGFPVDSTFYYFVRLHFCEFEGDVTLPRDRLFQIFISNQTAEQMADVITWSRGNGKPVYKDYVVFVPAGAGSKKKVHLFLALQATPKDRLTNYNDAILNGLEIFKLSDSNRNLAGPNPDPPPPPNIAQPESPKVSDKKSIPLLAIIAGVVSGVFVLASVFGFLVFRRGRKVKDSSSRQGTKWGPFSSATTKSTKTHRSSLPSDLCRYFSLAEIKAATQNFDSVFIIGVGGFGHVYKGNVNMDGGLHPVAIKRLKSESSQGAHEFKTEIDMLSQLRHVHLVPLVGYCMDDGEMILVYDYMARGTLRDHLYNTDNPPLPWDQRLQICIGAARGLHYLHTGAKYTIIHRDVKSTNILLDEKWVAKVSDFGLSKMGSTNVSQTHISTVVKGSFGYLDPEYYRRQQLTEKSDVYSFGVVLCEVLCARPALIRTAEKKQMSLAEWTKICHRNGKLDQIIDPSLRGKIGNACLKKYVEIAVSCMHDSGIERPSMNDVVWGLEFALQLQQSVGGDSNSNDEMGGGDDIESVTGSDVGFISWEESSELKKSRVSKTSSDHNSTTNESIKGMSGTVFSEINDPNGR; this is translated from the coding sequence ATGAAACCCAATCTTGCTCATCTGTTCCTTACCCTGTTTCTGCAAATCATAACCCTACACGTCGCCGGAGACTCACCCTCTGTCTACAAACCGGTCGATGACATCACCCTACAGTGCGGCTTTTCCGGCGACCAAGTCAACCAACAGGACGGACGAACTTGGAGTGGCGATATCAACTCAAAATTCTCCCCCTTCCAAGCAGCTGGCAGCTCATCCGTATACAAAGCAGCAACCCCGATCTCCTCCTCCAGCCAAGTGCCTTACACCACAGCTCGGCTCTCTCGCTCCGAATTTACGTACACATTTCCGCTCACCAGCGGCCAAAAGTTCATCCGCTTGTACTTCTACCCCACTTCCTACGCCGCCGAGTTCGACCGATCTAAATCCCTCTTCTCAGTTGAAGCCGGCGGCTTTACCCTTCTCCGCGATTTCAACGCCTCCGTCACCGCCGACGCTTTCTCGTCGGAGACAGTATCCAGGGAGTTCTGTCTCAACATTGCATCCGAACAGAGCTTGAACATCACGTTCACACCGAGCAGAGCAAGTCCAGATGCCTATGCCTTCATCAATGGAATCGAAATCGTGTCCATGCCCGACAATCTTTATTACACTTCACCACAAAGCGCAGATGGGCCTGTTTCCGTAGGCAGCATAAACCCGTCTCGGATCGAAAATAACGCCGCCATGGAGATGGTCTACCGGATCAACGTCGGCGGATCTCAGCTCTCGTTCAATCGGGACACTGGAATGTACAGAAACTGGGATGGTATTCAAGTGGAGTACAACTATTTGGACGATTTGAGTAAAAACTTTAGTGTTCTGCCGCAAAACAGTAGTATTCAGCCCGACTTTTCGGAAATTCCGGAGTACTCTGCTCCGGAAGAAGTTTACCGAACCGCTCGGTCGATGGGGACGAACAAAACCATAAATAAGATCTATAATCTCACCTGGGGGTTTCCGGTAGATTCTACGTTTTATTACTTTGTTCGGCTTCATTTTTGTGAGTTCGAAGGTGATGTTACATTGCCCAGGGACCGGCTGTTTCAAATCTTCATCTCCAATCAGACGGCGGAGCAGATGGCGGATGTAATCACGTGGAGCCGCGGTAATGGGAAGCCGGTGTACAAAGACTACGTCGTTTTCGTGCCTGCAGGCGCCGGAAGTAAAAAGAAAGTTCATCTCTTTCTTGCACTGCAAGCCACCCCAAAAGATCGGTTGACGAATTACAACGATGCAATCTTGAACGGACTCGAGATCTTCAAGCTCAGTGATTCAAATAGGAATCTCGCCGGACCAAACCCCGACCCGCCTCCCCCGCCAAATATAGCTCAGCCGGAGAGCCCCAAAGTTTCAGACAAGAAATCTATTCCTCTGCTTGCGATCATCGCCGGTGTAGTTTCAGGTGTGTTTGTTTTGGCCTCTGTGTTTGGATTTTTGGTTTTccggagaggaagaaaagtcAAGGACTCAAGCTCCAGGCAAGGAACAAAGTGGGGTCCATTTTCTTCTGCGACGACCAAGTCAACCAAGACTCACCGCTCTTCTTTACCGTCCGATTTGTGTCGCTACTTTTCACTGGCGGAGATCAAAGCCGCCACCCAAAACTTCGACAGTGTTTTCATTATTGGCGTCGGCGGTTTCGGACACGTATACAAAGGAAATGTCAACATGGATGGTGGGTTGCACCCTGTTGCAATCAAGCGGCTGAAATCGGAGTCGTCGCAGGGAGCTCACGAGTTCAAGACGGAGATCGACATGCTATCCCAGCTCCGCCACGTCCATCTGGTGCCGCTCGTTGGGTACTGTATGGACGACGGTGAGATGATCTTGGTGTACGACTACATGGCGCGTGGGACTCTCCGCGACCATCTCTACAATACCGATAATCCACCTCTACCGTGGGATCAACGGCTACAGATTTGTATCGGGGCGGCGCGTGGGTTGCACTACCTTCACACAGGTGCGaagtacacaatcattcatcgAGACGTAAAGAGCACAAATATCTTATTGGATGAGAAATGGGTGGCCAAAGTTTCGGATTTTGGACTTTCGAAAATGGGGTCCACGAACGTGTCTCAGACCCATATCAGCACGGTGGTGAAGGGTAGTTTCGGATATTTGGACCCTGAATATTATCGCCGTCAACAATTGACGGAGAAGTCTGATGTATACTCATTTGGTGTAGTGTTGTGTGAAGTACTGTGTGCGAGGCCAGCTTTGATTCGTACGGCAGAGAAAAAGCAAATGAGTTTGGCTGAGTGGACTAAAATTTGTCACCGGAATGGGAAACTTGATCAGATCATAGATCCAAGCTTGAGGGGTAAGATTGGAAATGCATGTTTGAAAAAGTACGTTGAGATTGCGGTGAGTTGCATGCATGACAGTGGGATCGAACGGCCGTCAATGAATGATGTTGTGTGGGGGCTTGAGTTTGCTCTGCAGCTTCAGCAGAGCGTTGGAGGGGATTCAAATTCGAACGATGAAATGGGCGGTGGAGATGACATTGAGAGTGTGACTGGGAGCGATGTAGGGTTTATTAGCTGGGAGGAGTCGTCGGAATTGAAGAAGAGCAGGGTGAGCAAGACTAGTAGTGATCATAATTCTACTACTAATGAATCGATTAAAGGAATGTCTGGGACTGTCTTCTCTGAGATCAACGATCCCAATGGAAGGTGA
- the LOC103404645 gene encoding uncharacterized protein, with the protein MMNGGRHQNKFAWKPNLGVKINETEVGGRFRPLSEITGVCQRCKEQIEWKRRYGKYKTLTEPAKCQRCTKRAVRQSHHKLCAACAKEQRVCAKCCSRVEQIVGKDLAEVESEQKQLQEAIKNARERDRRSLLRAMNAGKSTGVAKAASEKGGDKAGDLFPSASLEEYAEASRDDEENDGDDGDDGEGEEDEAHVCN; encoded by the exons ATGATGAACGGCGGTCGGCACCAAAACAAATTCGCATGGAAGCCAAACCTCGGCGTCAAAATCAACGAAACCGAGGTCGGAGGCCGGTTCCGGCCGCTGTCGGAGATAACGGGGGTCTGCCAGCGCTGCAAGGAACAGATCGAGTGGAAGCGCCGTTACGGAAAGTACAAGACCCTGACGGAACCCGCCAAGTGCCAACGTTGTACCAAACGCGCCGTCCGTCAGTCCCACCATAAGCTCTGTGCTGCTTGTGCTAAGGAACAGCGTGTTTGTGCGAAGTGTTGCAGTCGTGTCGAGCAAATTGTCGGAAAAGACCTTGCGGAAGTGGAGTCTGAGCAGAAGCAGCTTCAAGAG GCGATCAAAAATGCAAGAGAAAGAGATAGGAGGAGTCTATTGCGTGCG ATGAATGCTGGAAAATCTACGGGTGTAGCGAAAGCTGCAAGCGAGAAGGGAGGAGACAAAGCGGGGGACCTGTTCCCGTCTGCGTCACTCGAAGAATATGCAGAGGCAAGCAGAGATGATGAGGAAAACGACggtgatgatggtgatgatggtgaAGGCGAAGAAGATGAGGcacatgtttgcaattaa
- the LOC103425897 gene encoding probable methyltransferase At1g29790 codes for MNLQMVVISPSWKEEESQSYEMQRESSFKPVRCLLATMLCAILLVSPVTVFIFGFHISYPQSFFSFNASISHDQFVLPHSLHTDVSHLQIQLGLLLLQLHNESSESKVLLKFSDQVLRIAISLDKLADSIEKKHQPDKDEVSTVDEDFTNPEEGEAEAEEQAPGGTIFTSGEIRIYISPKQNRQIGKKNFLGVEAITPSIGLACARMATNLDRFMSYKIHGMCPDDSEIAQKLLVHGCDPLPRRRCFTKSPPHSTKPLPINFSLWTQPSNANILWNSYKCKDYSCLVSKETKDRRGFFKCSDCFNLSKQAWDTPTNESESAEFTIDEVLSLKPGEIRIGLDFSPTTGTFAAIMRVKNVTIASSTLNLGAPFNEVIALRGLLPLYTSIGSRLPFFDNTLDIIHSTLFLDGWIGAELLQFVLFDWDRVLRPKGLLWIDRFFCHKEDMKLYLDEFKRLGYKPLLWRVVPKTDKLGDELFFSAVLEKPIRG; via the coding sequence ATGAATCTTCAAATGGTTGTTATTTCTCCGAgttggaaggaagaagaaagccaATCTTACGAAATGCAGAGGGAAAGCAGTTTTAAGCCAGTCAGATGCCTTCTTGCGACGATGCTATGTGCCATTCTCCTTGTCAGCCCCGTTACAGTCTTCATTTTCGGCTTCCATATCTCATATCCGCAATCCTTTTTCTCTTTCAACGCCAGTATCTCCCACGACCAATTTGTTTTGCCTCACTCCCTGCACACGGATGTCTCTCATTTGCAGATCCAGCTGGGACTTTTGTTGCTGCAGCTGCATAATGAAAGTTCCGAATCAAAAGTACTTCTGAAATTTTCGGATCAGGTGCTTCGCATCGCCATTTCTTTAGACAAACTTGCTGATAGCATTGAAAAGAAGCATCAACCGGACAAAGATGAAGTAAGCACCGTGGATGAAGATTTCACAAATCCAGAGGAAGGTGAAGCTGAAGCTGAAGAACAGGCTCCAGGTGGCACAATCTTCACTTCAGGTGAGATTCGTATTTACATTTCACCAAAACAAAACAGGCAGATTGGGAAGAAAAATTTTCTTGGGGTAGAAGCAATAACTCCATCAATTGGGTTGGCTTGTGCCCGAATGGCAACCAATTTAGACCGGTTTATGAGTTATAAGATCCACGGCATGTGCCCAGATGATTCGGAAATAGCTCAGAAGCTTTTAGTTCATGGATGTGATCCATTGCCAAGAAGAAGATGCTTCACAAAATCACCGCCACATTCCACCAAGCCACTTCCTATAAACTTCTCCCTTTGGACTCAACCTAGCAATGCTAACATCTTATGGAACAGTTACAAGTGCAAAGACTACTCTTGCCTTGTTTCGAAAGAAACCAAGGACCGAAGAGGCTTCTTCAAATGCTCGGACTGTTTTAACCTTTCGAAACAAGCATGGGACACACCAACAAACGAGTCTGAATCGGCAGAGTTCACCATCGATGAAGTTCTAAGCTTAAAGCCGGGGGAGATAAGAATCGGCCTAGATTTTAGCCCGACCACAGGAACATTTGCTGCTATCATGAGGGTAAAGAACGTTACCATTGCATCAAGTACCTTAAACTTAGGGGCTCCTTTCAATGAGGTCATCGCCTTAAGAGGCCTTCTTCCTCTTTACACATCAATCGGTTCGAGGCTACCTTTCTTCGACAACACCCTCGACATTATCCATTCCACTTTGTTCTTGGATGGCTGGATTGGAGCTGAACTCCTTCAGTTTGTATTGTTTGATTGGGACCGCGTCCTTCGGCCGAAGGGTCTTCTTTGGATAGACAGGTTCTTCTGTCACAAGGAAGACATGAAGTTGTATTTGGACGAGTTTAAGAGGTTAGGCTACAAGCCATTGCTATGGAGGGTAGTGCCCAAGACTGATAAGCTTGGAGATGAGCTCTTCTTCTCAGCTGTTTTGGAGAAGCCAATCAGAGGTTAA
- the LOC103425896 gene encoding uncharacterized protein isoform X2, with translation MAASIGNTEINWDKLDKTKFYVVGAGLFTGVTVALYPVSVVKTRLQVASKDALEGDALSMAKGIWKADGIRGLYRGFGTVITGAVPARIIFLTALEATKVAAFKMVQPFNLSEATEAALANGVAGMTASLFSQAVFVPIDVISQRLMVQGYSGHAKYTGGMDVARKVIKLDGIRGLYRGFGLSVMTYSPSSAVWWASYGSSQRLIWSFIGRGTGSEEAVPSVGKIVLVQAAGGIIAGATASCITTPLDTIKTRLQTMGHDKRPTAREVVKNLIREDGWQGFYRGLGPRFFSMSAWGTSMILAYEYLKRLCAKDE, from the exons ATGGCGGCCTCCATTGGCAACACCGAGATTAATTGGGACAA GCTTGATAAGACTAAATTTTATGTGGTTGGAGCGGGCTTGTTTACAGGGGTCACAGTGGCACTGTACCCAGTATCCGTGGTGAAAACCCGGCTACAAGTTGCTTCCAAAGATGCTCTAGAGGGAGATGCATTGTCTATGGCCAAAGGCATTTGGAAAGCAGATGGTATTCGTGGTTTATACCGAGGGTTTGGCACTGTGATCACCGGTGCAGTTCCTGCCCGGATTATATTTCTCACTGCTTTAGAGGCCACCAAGGTGGCTGCTTTCAAGATGGTTCAACCCTTCAACTTATCTGAGGCTACAGAGGCAGCTTTGGCTAATGGAGTAGCTGGAATGACTGCCTCGCTTTTCTCTCAGGCTGTCTTTGTTCCCATTGATGTG ATTAGTCAAAGGTTGATGGTGCAAGGGTACTCGGGCCATGCAAAGTACACCGGGGGGATGGATGTTGCTCGTAAGGTTATAAAGTTGGATGGCATACGAGGACTTTATAGAGGGTTTGGACTTTCTGTTATGACTTACTCTCCATCTAGCGCCGTATGGTGGGCTAGTTATGGTTCAAGCCAGCGCTTAATCTGGAG TTTCATAGGCCGCGGAACTGGTTCTGAAGAGGCTGTTCCAAGCGTGGGGAAAATAGTGTTGGTTCAAGCTGCTGGTGGAATTATTGCAGGTGCAACAGCATCCTGCATAACAACTCCATTGGATACCATCAAGACACGACTGCAG ACAATGGGACACGATAAGAGACCCACTGCAAGAGAAGTTGTTAAGAACTTGATCAGAGAAGATGGCTGGCAAGGTTTCTACAGAGGGCTAGGTccaagatttttcagtatgTCCGCCTGGGGCACCTCGATGATATTGGCTTATGAATATCTGA AGCGCTTGTGCGCAAAAGATGAATAG
- the LOC103425896 gene encoding uncharacterized protein isoform X1, with protein sequence MAASIGNTEINWDKLDKTKFYVVGAGLFTGVTVALYPVSVVKTRLQVASKDALEGDALSMAKGIWKADGIRGLYRGFGTVITGAVPARIIFLTALEATKVAAFKMVQPFNLSEATEAALANGVAGMTASLFSQAVFVPIDVISQRLMVQGYSGHAKYTGGMDVARKVIKLDGIRGLYRGFGLSVMTYSPSSAVWWASYGSSQRLIWSSFIGRGTGSEEAVPSVGKIVLVQAAGGIIAGATASCITTPLDTIKTRLQTMGHDKRPTAREVVKNLIREDGWQGFYRGLGPRFFSMSAWGTSMILAYEYLKRLCAKDE encoded by the exons ATGGCGGCCTCCATTGGCAACACCGAGATTAATTGGGACAA GCTTGATAAGACTAAATTTTATGTGGTTGGAGCGGGCTTGTTTACAGGGGTCACAGTGGCACTGTACCCAGTATCCGTGGTGAAAACCCGGCTACAAGTTGCTTCCAAAGATGCTCTAGAGGGAGATGCATTGTCTATGGCCAAAGGCATTTGGAAAGCAGATGGTATTCGTGGTTTATACCGAGGGTTTGGCACTGTGATCACCGGTGCAGTTCCTGCCCGGATTATATTTCTCACTGCTTTAGAGGCCACCAAGGTGGCTGCTTTCAAGATGGTTCAACCCTTCAACTTATCTGAGGCTACAGAGGCAGCTTTGGCTAATGGAGTAGCTGGAATGACTGCCTCGCTTTTCTCTCAGGCTGTCTTTGTTCCCATTGATGTG ATTAGTCAAAGGTTGATGGTGCAAGGGTACTCGGGCCATGCAAAGTACACCGGGGGGATGGATGTTGCTCGTAAGGTTATAAAGTTGGATGGCATACGAGGACTTTATAGAGGGTTTGGACTTTCTGTTATGACTTACTCTCCATCTAGCGCCGTATGGTGGGCTAGTTATGGTTCAAGCCAGCGCTTAATCTGGAG CAGTTTCATAGGCCGCGGAACTGGTTCTGAAGAGGCTGTTCCAAGCGTGGGGAAAATAGTGTTGGTTCAAGCTGCTGGTGGAATTATTGCAGGTGCAACAGCATCCTGCATAACAACTCCATTGGATACCATCAAGACACGACTGCAG ACAATGGGACACGATAAGAGACCCACTGCAAGAGAAGTTGTTAAGAACTTGATCAGAGAAGATGGCTGGCAAGGTTTCTACAGAGGGCTAGGTccaagatttttcagtatgTCCGCCTGGGGCACCTCGATGATATTGGCTTATGAATATCTGA AGCGCTTGTGCGCAAAAGATGAATAG